The following coding sequences are from one Prochlorococcus marinus XMU1412 window:
- a CDS encoding Villin headpiece domain-containing protein, whose amino-acid sequence MSLKISKIFAIPLIFSSFLFDTNNEFNKVNANVKNLPANKEDLDLYHGMGVSFLCNATRKGFDLDFPKTLNVASATFASVVSQKHGGKIIEKKKQQTVDMKQLQFIASLQLVESALQVCPDNVPEKIEKQFKIETERLKKLQGL is encoded by the coding sequence ATGAGTTTAAAAATATCTAAAATTTTTGCAATTCCTCTAATTTTTTCATCTTTTTTATTTGATACAAATAATGAATTTAATAAAGTAAATGCAAATGTTAAAAATTTGCCTGCCAATAAGGAAGATTTAGATTTATATCATGGGATGGGTGTTTCATTTCTATGTAATGCGACAAGAAAAGGATTTGATCTAGATTTCCCAAAAACATTAAACGTTGCCTCAGCAACGTTCGCATCAGTAGTATCACAAAAACATGGAGGGAAAATAATAGAAAAAAAGAAACAGCAAACAGTTGATATGAAACAATTGCAATTTATTGCATCTCTGCAATTAGTTGAATCAGCTCTTCAAGTTTGTCCAGATAATGTCCCTGAAAAGATCGAAAAACAATTTAAGATTGAAACTGAGAGACTCAAGAAATTACAAGGTTTGTAA